One Candidatus Obscuribacterales bacterium DNA segment encodes these proteins:
- a CDS encoding FkbM family methyltransferase, which yields MDIYGANLIEQDDMVCLSYRREGYFEPESVDTWIDALKDGGIAIDIGAYTGLFTILAINAGATMVHAFEPNPACYERMASNMELNPGSNYAVYQCAIGDKQGTVSMDDVKGRPRITSAGKVKDGGIIPMNTIDSMVFSHPVKAIKIDVEGYELNALKGARGTLEAYHPLVIAEALDDQSENALRDYMQGLGYQVRKADDRNLIFTHA from the coding sequence GGGCTATTTTGAGCCTGAGTCAGTCGATACATGGATAGATGCCTTGAAAGACGGCGGAATAGCGATTGACATAGGCGCATACACTGGCCTATTCACTATATTGGCTATCAATGCAGGCGCGACGATGGTACATGCCTTTGAGCCTAACCCTGCCTGCTATGAGCGTATGGCATCCAACATGGAGCTAAACCCTGGCTCTAATTATGCTGTATACCAGTGCGCCATAGGTGATAAGCAAGGCACGGTCAGCATGGATGATGTTAAGGGCAGACCAAGGATCACCAGTGCAGGCAAGGTCAAGGATGGCGGCATCATACCCATGAACACCATTGATAGCATGGTATTCAGCCACCCAGTGAAGGCCATTAAGATAGACGTTGAGGGCTATGAGCTTAACGCACTGAAGGGCGCTCGTGGTACGCTTGAGGCATATCATCCACTGGTGATAGCTGAGGCACTGGATGACCAGTCAGAGAACGCATTGAGGGACTACATGCAGGGCTTAGGCTATCAGGTACGCAAGGCTGATGACCGTAACCTGATATTCACGCATGCCTAA